One genomic window of Bacteroidota bacterium includes the following:
- a CDS encoding ice-binding family protein produces MSKKNLYNAVIALSLFLTPTFMFGQTPPNLGVAGSFVLFTGSGAIGNTGLSQITGNVGTNSGATTGFGNVNGQMHNGNAITDSADYYTTLAYNNLGAQSPTDSIAVGMGGGQSLTPGVYYVPAASTLTGILILDAQNNSSACWVFQMSGAFSAAASSSVQLKNGAKACNIFWQITGAVGIATGSSFSGSIVATGAITLGSGVLLNGRALTTIGAVTVTSVTAGIPIGCGSKVLTGPTAPNMGTTACYALYTEDGAMTNTGTTYIVGDVGTNNGSITGFDTSKITGKLHSTPDTSTAQAKTDLNILYDSLNALPYDIELLKPALFGNSQVLTPHVYRLKAATHLNDTIFLDAQGNSDAVFVIQIDGALTTTSYSCVSLIGGTKSSNVFWKIEGAVDISDHSVFKGTIVANNGAISFLTPGDSLDGRALSTTGAINTNDAVITINSAPTSITPSGPTAFCQGDSVKLTASSSTSYLWSNGDTTQSITVKTSGKYAVTVANVCGTGGTSTSDSITIKVNSKYSKNISTSICSGDSILIAGSYRKNSGTYNDSLSSSSGCDSIIATVLTVNPKYSTSKLAAICNGDSILLAGSYRKASGTFNDTLNTTKGCDSIIVTVLTVNPKYSTNKTAAICSGDSISIAGTYRKTSGTYNDTLSTTKGCDSIIVTVL; encoded by the coding sequence ATGAGTAAAAAAAACTTATATAATGCAGTAATCGCACTGTCATTATTTTTAACGCCAACATTTATGTTTGGTCAAACTCCCCCCAATCTAGGCGTAGCTGGTAGCTTTGTCCTTTTCACAGGCAGCGGTGCAATAGGTAATACTGGCTTATCGCAGATTACAGGAAATGTGGGAACAAATTCTGGGGCTACTACAGGTTTTGGGAATGTGAACGGACAGATGCATAATGGCAATGCCATTACCGATTCTGCCGATTATTATACCACGCTTGCCTATAATAATTTAGGAGCTCAATCGCCAACGGATTCTATCGCAGTTGGAATGGGGGGTGGCCAATCACTCACTCCAGGTGTATATTATGTGCCAGCAGCTTCAACGCTAACTGGTATTCTTATATTAGATGCTCAGAACAATTCTAGTGCCTGTTGGGTATTTCAAATGAGTGGTGCATTTTCTGCTGCTGCAAGTTCCAGTGTCCAATTAAAAAATGGTGCAAAAGCATGTAATATATTTTGGCAAATTACTGGTGCCGTTGGTATTGCAACGGGTTCATCATTTAGTGGTAGTATTGTAGCTACAGGTGCAATCACACTTGGTTCAGGAGTTTTACTTAATGGAAGAGCTCTAACTACTATTGGTGCAGTTACAGTAACAAGTGTTACAGCAGGTATTCCTATTGGTTGTGGAAGCAAAGTGCTCACAGGACCTACAGCACCTAATATGGGTACCACTGCATGTTATGCGTTATATACTGAAGATGGAGCAATGACAAATACAGGTACTACTTATATAGTAGGCGATGTGGGAACAAACAACGGGTCAATTACGGGTTTTGATACCTCTAAAATAACAGGTAAATTACATTCAACACCAGATACGTCCACTGCTCAAGCAAAAACAGATTTGAATATATTATATGATTCACTCAATGCATTACCTTATGATATTGAATTATTAAAACCAGCTCTGTTCGGAAATAGCCAAGTGTTAACACCCCATGTATATCGTTTAAAAGCCGCAACACACCTTAATGATACTATATTTTTAGATGCACAAGGAAATTCGGATGCTGTATTTGTTATACAAATAGATGGAGCACTTACTACTACATCTTATAGTTGTGTGTCATTAATAGGTGGAACAAAATCGAGTAATGTGTTTTGGAAAATAGAAGGTGCAGTTGATATTAGTGATCACTCTGTTTTTAAAGGAACTATTGTAGCCAATAATGGTGCGATATCCTTTCTTACGCCTGGTGATTCGCTTGATGGAAGAGCACTTTCAACCACGGGTGCTATCAATACCAACGATGCAGTTATTACAATTAATTCTGCTCCTACAAGTATAACACCTAGTGGCCCTACCGCTTTTTGTCAAGGTGATTCTGTAAAGCTAACTGCAAGTAGCAGTACATCCTATTTATGGTCGAATGGTGATACTACACAAAGTATTACAGTTAAAACGTCAGGCAAGTATGCAGTTACCGTTGCCAATGTGTGCGGAACAGGTGGAACAAGTACTTCAGATTCTATTACCATAAAAGTTAACTCAAAATATTCAAAAAATATTAGCACTTCTATCTGTAGTGGCGACAGTATTTTAATAGCCGGTTCCTACAGAAAAAATTCTGGAACCTACAATGATTCGCTATCTAGTAGTAGTGGATGTGATAGTATTATAGCCACGGTGCTTACGGTTAACCCAAAATATTCAACAAGCAAATTGGCAGCCATCTGCAACGGTGATAGTATATTGTTAGCTGGTTCTTATAGAAAAGCATCAGGTACTTTTAATGACACCTTAAACACAACAAAAGGTTGCGACAGTATTATAGTTACCGTCCTTACGGTTAACCCCAAATATTCAACCAACAAAACCGCAGCTATTTGCAGTGGAGACAGTATATCAATTGCAGGAACCTACAGAAAAACTTCGGGTACTTATAATGATACCTTGAGCACCACAAAAGGTTGCGACAGTATTATAGTTACCGTACTT
- a CDS encoding ice-binding family protein: MKINLYTLIISLVLFLIPTIIFAQTSPNLGTTAKFVIFSSSGAVSNTGTSYLTGDVGTNSGSATGFSSQYVTGTIHATPDSTTDAAANDLDILYNYLDSLTADSQLAEPAQFGKGMVLKPYIYYLNAATTFTDSIYLDAKGNANAMFIFKIDGAFTTSTYSHVFLLNGAKAKNVFWRINGAVYIDEYSIFKGTIVAKTGAITLSTGVVLDGRALTTNGAIGLTSNEANIPLPIQLLNFTAIANNGAIEIKWITASEINNDYYTVEKSIDGLYFETLAIIPSFGNSNQIQNYSAMDIDPCLGISYYRLKQTDFNEDYKYSKIISINFSSAFDIGLNVFPNPVLSDNINVIITGVKATEYLVVLTDMIGRTHYSAMVIADKESYYFTLNNNLTSGMYILTASSSNKHYSKKIVIQ; the protein is encoded by the coding sequence GTGAAAATAAATCTATATACTTTAATAATATCGCTGGTTTTATTTCTAATTCCGACAATTATATTTGCTCAAACCTCACCTAATCTTGGCACTACCGCCAAGTTTGTGATATTCTCATCGAGCGGAGCAGTGAGCAATACAGGCACTTCTTATCTTACTGGCGATGTGGGTACCAATAGTGGATCCGCTACTGGTTTCAGTTCGCAATATGTTACAGGCACAATACATGCTACTCCCGATTCGACAACAGATGCAGCAGCAAATGATTTAGATATATTATATAATTATCTCGACAGTCTTACGGCTGATTCGCAGTTAGCTGAACCTGCCCAATTTGGTAAAGGCATGGTGCTAAAACCTTATATCTATTATTTGAATGCAGCTACCACATTTACAGATTCAATTTATTTAGATGCAAAGGGTAATGCAAATGCAATGTTTATATTTAAAATTGATGGTGCATTTACAACAAGTACCTATTCGCACGTATTTTTACTCAATGGAGCGAAAGCAAAGAATGTTTTTTGGAGAATAAATGGTGCTGTCTATATAGATGAGTATTCTATTTTTAAAGGAACAATAGTAGCAAAGACAGGAGCAATCACGTTAAGTACAGGTGTTGTCCTCGACGGAAGAGCACTAACTACTAACGGGGCAATTGGTCTCACATCAAATGAAGCTAATATCCCCTTGCCTATTCAATTATTAAATTTTACTGCGATAGCAAATAATGGGGCTATTGAAATTAAATGGATAACTGCTTCCGAAATCAATAATGATTATTATACTGTTGAAAAATCTATTGATGGCCTTTATTTTGAAACTCTTGCCATCATACCTTCCTTTGGTAATAGTAATCAAATACAAAATTATTCAGCCATGGACATAGATCCTTGTTTAGGCATTTCATATTATCGTCTTAAACAAACCGATTTTAATGAAGACTATAAATATTCAAAAATTATATCGATTAATTTTTCTTCAGCTTTTGACATTGGATTAAATGTATTTCCAAATCCAGTTCTGTCTGATAATATAAATGTGATAATTACAGGTGTAAAGGCGACTGAATACCTAGTAGTTTTGACAGATATGATTGGAAGAACCCATTACTCGGCAATGGTAATAGCAGATAAGGAAAGCTATTATTTTACGCTTAATAATAACCTTACTAGCGGAATGTATATACTTACTGCCTCGAGCAGTAATAAGCATTATAGTAAGAAGATTGTTATTCAATAG
- a CDS encoding glycosyltransferase, with protein MENLNKKITLFVLASSFVGSLFIFACNSSTASKKGPAEKKTELDEAKCSAKANLKIAMRKLWEDHVTWTRNVILNIIDDLPGKDEALKRLLKNQDDIGNAIKPYYGDEAGKKLTELLHTHIVQSGDLLKAVKANNKTAIDDIIKKWYVNADEISAFLCGANPNWKLDEMKTMMHEHLKLTTDEALARQQKNYAADVQAYDKVHEEILKMSDMLYMGIVTHFPDKVK; from the coding sequence ATGGAAAATTTAAACAAAAAGATTACATTATTTGTGCTTGCAAGCTCATTTGTTGGGAGTCTTTTTATCTTTGCCTGCAATAGCTCAACAGCTAGCAAAAAGGGGCCAGCAGAGAAAAAGACTGAGTTGGATGAAGCGAAGTGCTCTGCTAAAGCAAATCTCAAAATTGCAATGCGTAAACTATGGGAAGACCACGTTACTTGGACAAGAAATGTTATTTTAAATATTATTGATGATTTGCCAGGAAAAGATGAAGCACTCAAGCGTTTATTGAAAAACCAAGATGATATTGGTAATGCCATTAAACCATATTATGGCGATGAGGCAGGCAAAAAATTGACTGAACTTCTTCATACACATATAGTACAATCAGGTGATTTACTTAAAGCTGTAAAAGCAAACAATAAGACCGCTATCGATGATATTATTAAAAAATGGTATGTTAATGCCGATGAAATTTCAGCATTTTTATGTGGTGCAAACCCAAATTGGAAATTGGATGAAATGAAAACTATGATGCATGAACATCTTAAATTAACAACCGACGAAGCACTAGCACGCCAGCAGAAAAATTATGCCGCAGATGTGCAGGCTTATGATAAAGTGCATGAAGAAATATTGAAAATGTCGGACATGCTTTATATGGGTATTGTAACACATTTTCCAGATAAGGTTAAATAA
- the trxA gene encoding thioredoxin: MASFQQTINSGRPVLVDFSTEWCGPCKMMSTILDDLKVMVGENATIIKINVDKNPTLASTYKILGVPTLILFKDGQVKWRQSGVVSANQLEQIIKTRV, translated from the coding sequence ATGGCAAGTTTTCAACAGACAATAAACTCTGGACGACCAGTATTGGTAGATTTCTCCACAGAATGGTGTGGCCCTTGCAAAATGATGTCTACTATTCTCGATGACCTGAAAGTGATGGTAGGAGAAAATGCTACAATTATAAAAATAAATGTAGATAAAAATCCGACATTGGCATCAACCTATAAAATATTGGGCGTACCCACCTTAATCTTATTTAAGGACGGCCAAGTAAAATGGCGTCAATCGGGTGTAGTTTCGGCAAATCAATTAGAACAGATTATTAAAACAAGGGTTTAA
- a CDS encoding glucose 1-dehydrogenase encodes MKDLEDKIAIVTGASSGIGRATALLFASEGARVVVSDIDAEGGNETVSQIKAQGGEAILILADTSKSTDHQALVEQTVNHYGGLHITCNNAGIGGYVAPTGEYPIDSWDRLISINLSGVFYGMCYQIPAMLESGGGSIVNMASILGSVGTKGSPAYVAAKHGVVGLTKTTALEYADKKIRVNSVGPGYIVTPLLTKTLDNATLDGLAKLHPMGRLGTAEEVAELVLWLSSSKSSFVTGSYYTIDGGYTAQ; translated from the coding sequence ATGAAAGATTTAGAAGATAAAATAGCGATTGTTACAGGTGCAAGTTCAGGAATTGGCAGAGCAACGGCACTATTATTTGCATCGGAAGGTGCTAGGGTAGTGGTGTCGGATATCGATGCGGAGGGTGGAAATGAAACTGTGTCGCAAATAAAAGCACAAGGCGGAGAAGCTATTTTAATATTAGCCGATACTTCAAAATCGACCGACCACCAAGCACTCGTTGAACAAACTGTTAACCATTATGGAGGGTTGCACATTACCTGTAATAATGCAGGTATTGGAGGATATGTAGCTCCCACAGGCGAGTATCCAATAGACTCTTGGGATAGATTAATCAGTATTAATCTATCAGGGGTTTTTTATGGCATGTGCTATCAAATACCTGCTATGCTCGAATCGGGAGGTGGTAGTATCGTAAATATGGCATCTATATTAGGATCGGTGGGCACAAAAGGTTCGCCAGCTTATGTAGCAGCAAAACATGGTGTGGTGGGACTTACCAAAACTACTGCATTAGAATATGCTGATAAGAAAATTCGTGTTAATTCGGTAGGACCGGGATATATAGTTACACCATTACTTACCAAGACACTTGACAATGCTACCTTAGATGGATTGGCGAAGTTACACCCCATGGGAAGACTAGGCACTGCCGAAGAAGTTGCAGAATTAGTACTGTGGTTAAGCTCTTCAAAATCGTCGTTTGTTACAGGTTCTTATTATACAATAGATGGCGGATACACCGCACAATAA
- a CDS encoding SHOCT domain-containing protein, translating to MNDYGYQYFGMHLVWWCIWIVLLFWIFAIPYDIPGQRKKKDTPFDILHKRFALGEINKEEYLDRKKILEHDIPKHTK from the coding sequence ATGAACGATTACGGCTATCAATATTTTGGGATGCATCTTGTGTGGTGGTGCATTTGGATTGTATTATTATTTTGGATTTTTGCCATACCTTATGATATTCCTGGTCAGCGAAAAAAGAAAGATACACCATTTGATATTTTGCACAAACGTTTTGCTTTGGGTGAAATAAACAAGGAAGAATATTTAGACAGAAAGAAAATATTAGAGCACGATATACCTAAGCATACAAAATAG
- a CDS encoding thioredoxin family protein encodes MSSFNEIINAEKPVLVNFSADWCGPCKMMVGILDELKEIVGDNATILKVDVDRNPKAASRYQILGVPTLILFNKGEVKWRQSGLVSAPQLEKIIKAKVYK; translated from the coding sequence ATGTCTTCTTTCAATGAAATAATAAATGCTGAGAAACCTGTATTGGTCAATTTTTCAGCCGATTGGTGTGGACCATGCAAAATGATGGTTGGCATTCTTGATGAGTTAAAAGAGATAGTAGGAGATAATGCCACTATACTTAAAGTGGATGTGGATAGAAATCCTAAGGCTGCTTCAAGATATCAAATTTTGGGTGTCCCTACTTTAATTTTATTTAACAAAGGGGAAGTAAAATGGCGACAGTCGGGGCTTGTTTCTGCTCCACAATTGGAAAAAATAATTAAAGCAAAAGTTTATAAGTAA
- the fumC gene encoding class II fumarate hydratase, with protein MKYRTEKDSMGEVQVPAEKYWGAQTERSRNNFKIGPEGSMPVEIIRAFGVLKKCAALANFKLGKLSKEKCNLITKVCDEIIAGKLDHEFPLVIWQTGSGTQSNMNVNEVIANRAQVISGGKLNDKNKILHPNDDVNKSQSSNDTYPTAMSIAVYMQVIDYTLPGIQALKTTIKHKAREFKNIVKIGRTHLMDATPLTLGQEFSGYVQQLRMSVKAVNNSLPGAAELALGGTAVGTGLNAPEGYSKLVAQLIAKETGLPFITAPNKFEALAAHDAMVELHGALKRTAVSCMKIANDIRLLSSGPRSGIGEIFIPENEPGSSIMPGKVNPTQCEALTMVCAQIMGNDVAVTIGGSNGHFELNVFKPMIAFNLLQSARLLGQACLSFNDNCAVGIEPNYKEIKNKVENSLMLVTALNSHIGYDNAAKIAKKAHKENISLREAAISLKLVTSKQFDKWVKPKDMVGEVVVE; from the coding sequence ATGAAATATCGTACTGAAAAAGACAGCATGGGCGAAGTGCAAGTGCCTGCCGAAAAATACTGGGGGGCACAAACAGAACGCTCTAGAAACAATTTTAAAATCGGCCCCGAGGGCAGCATGCCCGTTGAAATAATCAGGGCTTTCGGTGTACTCAAAAAATGTGCGGCTTTAGCAAATTTTAAATTGGGAAAATTATCAAAAGAAAAATGCAATTTGATAACAAAAGTATGTGATGAAATTATTGCGGGCAAACTCGATCATGAATTCCCATTGGTAATATGGCAAACAGGTAGTGGCACCCAAAGTAATATGAATGTGAACGAGGTGATAGCCAATAGAGCCCAAGTAATAAGTGGCGGCAAGCTCAACGACAAAAATAAAATTTTGCACCCCAATGACGATGTTAACAAATCGCAATCGAGCAATGATACCTACCCCACAGCTATGAGCATCGCAGTATATATGCAAGTAATTGATTATACCCTTCCGGGCATTCAAGCACTTAAAACCACAATTAAACACAAAGCCCGTGAGTTTAAAAATATCGTAAAAATTGGTCGCACGCATTTAATGGATGCAACACCATTAACACTCGGACAAGAGTTTAGCGGCTATGTGCAACAATTAAGAATGAGTGTGAAAGCTGTTAATAATTCCTTGCCGGGAGCAGCAGAATTAGCATTGGGTGGCACAGCAGTGGGCACAGGTTTGAATGCTCCCGAAGGATATTCGAAATTGGTAGCACAGTTAATAGCAAAAGAAACCGGACTTCCTTTTATAACAGCTCCCAATAAATTTGAAGCACTTGCCGCTCACGATGCTATGGTAGAACTTCACGGAGCATTGAAACGAACTGCAGTAAGTTGTATGAAAATAGCCAATGATATTAGATTGTTAAGTTCAGGCCCACGCAGCGGAATAGGAGAAATATTTATTCCTGAAAACGAACCTGGCAGCAGCATTATGCCGGGCAAAGTAAACCCTACACAATGCGAAGCACTTACCATGGTTTGTGCCCAAATAATGGGGAATGATGTAGCGGTTACCATAGGTGGTAGCAATGGGCATTTTGAGCTTAATGTTTTTAAACCTATGATAGCGTTCAACTTGCTTCAATCAGCCAGATTGCTAGGACAGGCATGCTTGTCGTTCAACGATAATTGTGCTGTAGGTATTGAACCCAATTACAAAGAAATAAAAAACAAAGTAGAAAACTCGTTGATGTTGGTTACTGCATTGAATAGCCATATTGGTTATGATAATGCTGCCAAAATTGCCAAGAAAGCACATAAAGAAAATATATCATTGCGTGAAGCAGCTATATCACTAAAACTAGTTACCAGTAAGCAGTTCGACAAATGGGTAAAACCCAAAGATATGGTAGGGGAAGTAGTGGTGGAATAA
- a CDS encoding glycosyl hydrolase yields the protein MKKIFTIVLILYTAYLQAQKPSTKLEEKKTEEKKEALFNKDTYGALKFRSVGPAVTSGRIVDITVNPNNKSQWYIAAGAGGVWKTDNAGTSFKPIFDGQGSYSIGCVVIDPSNDNTIWVGTGENNNQRAVGYGDGIYKSEDGGKTWKNMGLKTSEHIGQIVVDPGNSNIVYAAAYGPLWSAGGERGIYKTIDGGTTWKRVLYISENTGCNEVHIDPRHSNILYATAHQRRRHEWTYISGGPESAIYKSVDFGETWTKLSSGLPQADMGRVGLAISPVNTDYIYAIIEATEDERGFYRSTDRGASWEKRSGHSTAGNYYTEIFADPSNLDKVYSMDTWAAVTLDGGKTFGKVGEKNKHVDNHAIWIDKANVKHILMGCDGGLYETWDNAKTWDFKSNLPITQFYRVSVDNAEPFYNIYGGTQDNNTLGGPSRTISATGITNADWFVTVGGDGFETVIDPKDPNIIYSQWQYGGLVRYDKKSGEAIDIRPQEKEGESAYKFNWDAPLLVSNFLNTRIYFAAQKVFKSDDRGNTWQVISGDLTRGLDRNKLPIMDRIWGMDAVAKNQSTSIYGNITALSESPLNENLLYAGTDDGLIQTTNDGGKNWNKIEVFNGVPDKTLVLNITASQHNENIVYAIFNNHRNGDFKPYLLKSNDKGKTWSGISKGLPERGSTYCVAEDHINANLLFVGTEFGIYFTLNGGLDWTKLSGGLPITCIKDIAIQKRENDIVIATFGRGFYVLDDYSILQKIKADDLKETAHIFPVKDGMVFNTSTPYGHKGKSFQGESFFNTENPATGSTIRYYIKDDYNTIKEKRKEAEKAKFKNKLPVYYPPVDSIRLEDKEEATYIVLVISDMQNHVVRKLKQTAKKGLYSITWDGHLEVTSPVSFYTPDPDNPYESGETGPMALPGKYQVRLELVQGFTVTKLCSDITFNIITLNNSSLAVDRNKLEQFNNRLAEFRRIVKGVNEYIGEMHNRIKYIKAGLLQIANADENTHKQVKQIEEELTTISLSMHGDGSMARREFETLPGLLGSVENIVGNLWSTSVQQTTTYEEKLASCETRFIPIYAKVKEVKTLLEQLEKQLDNMKAPYTPGRFPEWK from the coding sequence ATGAAAAAAATATTTACTATCGTTTTAATTCTCTACACTGCCTATTTACAGGCACAAAAACCAAGCACAAAACTGGAAGAAAAAAAAACCGAAGAAAAGAAAGAAGCTTTGTTCAATAAAGACACTTATGGTGCTCTCAAATTCCGTAGTGTGGGGCCTGCAGTCACCTCTGGAAGAATTGTGGATATTACAGTGAACCCCAATAATAAATCGCAGTGGTATATTGCTGCTGGTGCCGGGGGAGTTTGGAAAACAGACAATGCTGGTACAAGTTTCAAACCCATTTTTGATGGACAAGGTTCTTATTCTATAGGCTGCGTAGTGATTGACCCAAGTAATGATAATACAATATGGGTGGGAACAGGAGAAAATAATAACCAACGTGCCGTAGGCTATGGCGACGGTATATATAAATCGGAAGATGGTGGAAAAACATGGAAAAATATGGGCTTGAAAACATCAGAACATATAGGACAAATAGTTGTTGACCCAGGTAATAGTAATATAGTATATGCAGCTGCTTACGGCCCACTGTGGAGTGCTGGTGGCGAACGTGGAATATATAAAACAATTGATGGGGGCACTACTTGGAAAAGAGTATTATATATATCAGAAAATACAGGCTGCAATGAAGTGCATATAGACCCCAGGCATTCCAATATATTATATGCCACGGCACACCAACGACGCAGGCACGAGTGGACATATATAAGCGGCGGACCCGAATCGGCGATATATAAAAGTGTAGATTTTGGAGAAACTTGGACCAAGCTAAGTAGTGGTTTACCTCAAGCTGATATGGGGCGTGTAGGACTTGCTATTTCTCCCGTAAATACCGATTATATATATGCTATCATAGAAGCTACCGAAGATGAAAGAGGTTTTTACCGTTCTACCGACCGTGGTGCAAGCTGGGAAAAACGCAGTGGGCATAGCACCGCAGGAAACTATTATACAGAAATTTTTGCCGACCCTTCAAATTTAGATAAAGTATATTCCATGGATACTTGGGCTGCAGTTACCTTAGATGGTGGAAAAACCTTTGGCAAAGTGGGCGAAAAAAATAAGCATGTCGATAATCATGCGATATGGATCGACAAAGCAAATGTAAAACATATATTAATGGGCTGCGATGGCGGCTTATATGAAACTTGGGATAATGCTAAAACTTGGGACTTCAAAAGCAATTTACCTATTACACAATTTTACCGTGTGAGTGTGGACAATGCTGAACCTTTTTATAATATATATGGAGGCACCCAAGATAACAATACTTTAGGCGGCCCCTCACGCACCATTAGTGCCACTGGAATTACCAATGCCGATTGGTTTGTAACCGTAGGAGGTGACGGATTTGAAACGGTAATTGATCCTAAAGATCCCAATATTATATATTCACAATGGCAGTATGGTGGACTGGTAAGATATGATAAGAAATCGGGCGAAGCTATTGATATAAGACCACAAGAAAAAGAAGGAGAATCGGCATATAAATTTAATTGGGATGCTCCACTTTTAGTTAGTAATTTTTTGAACACACGTATATATTTTGCTGCACAAAAAGTATTTAAAAGTGATGACCGTGGCAATACTTGGCAAGTAATAAGTGGAGATTTAACACGCGGCTTAGATCGCAATAAACTACCTATAATGGATAGAATATGGGGCATGGATGCTGTTGCTAAAAACCAAAGTACTTCTATATATGGTAATATTACCGCTTTAAGTGAATCGCCGCTCAATGAAAACTTATTATATGCAGGCACCGATGATGGTTTGATACAAACAACTAATGATGGTGGAAAAAATTGGAACAAAATAGAAGTATTTAATGGCGTACCTGATAAAACTTTGGTATTAAATATTACCGCATCGCAGCATAATGAAAATATTGTTTATGCTATATTCAATAACCATCGTAATGGCGATTTCAAACCTTATTTGTTAAAGAGCAATGATAAAGGAAAAACATGGTCAGGTATTTCCAAAGGCTTGCCTGAACGAGGCTCTACGTATTGCGTGGCAGAGGACCATATCAATGCAAATCTATTATTTGTGGGAACTGAATTTGGAATATACTTTACTTTGAATGGCGGGCTTGATTGGACAAAACTATCAGGGGGTTTGCCCATTACTTGTATAAAAGATATCGCTATTCAAAAACGTGAAAACGATATTGTTATTGCTACCTTTGGAAGAGGATTTTATGTATTAGATGATTACAGCATTTTGCAGAAAATTAAAGCCGATGATTTAAAAGAAACTGCACATATATTCCCTGTTAAAGACGGTATGGTGTTTAACACTTCAACCCCCTATGGCCACAAAGGAAAATCGTTTCAAGGTGAAAGTTTTTTCAATACAGAGAACCCAGCTACTGGGTCTACGATTCGTTATTATATAAAAGATGACTATAATACTATTAAAGAAAAAAGAAAAGAAGCGGAAAAAGCAAAATTCAAAAACAAATTGCCAGTTTATTATCCGCCTGTGGATTCAATCCGTTTAGAAGATAAAGAAGAAGCCACTTATATAGTTTTGGTGATTTCTGATATGCAAAACCATGTAGTTCGCAAACTAAAACAGACTGCAAAAAAAGGACTATATAGTATTACTTGGGATGGGCATTTGGAAGTGACAAGCCCCGTAAGTTTTTATACCCCCGACCCAGACAACCCATACGAAAGTGGCGAGACAGGACCAATGGCATTGCCCGGCAAATATCAAGTTCGTTTGGAATTAGTCCAAGGTTTTACCGTAACAAAACTATGCTCCGATATAACTTTTAATATTATAACATTGAATAATTCTTCCTTGGCCGTTGACAGAAATAAACTCGAACAATTCAATAATCGTTTGGCTGAATTTAGAAGAATCGTGAAAGGTGTAAATGAATATATTGGAGAAATGCATAATCGGATTAAATATATAAAAGCAGGATTGCTACAAATTGCCAATGCTGATGAAAATACACATAAACAAGTAAAGCAAATTGAAGAAGAACTTACCACTATCAGTTTATCAATGCATGGTGATGGAAGCATGGCCAGACGTGAGTTTGAGACCTTGCCTGGATTATTAGGGTCGGTAGAAAATATAGTAGGAAACTTGTGGAGTACCAGCGTGCAGCAAACTACCACGTATGAAGAAAAATTAGCCTCCTGCGAAACTAGATTCATCCCCATATATGCCAAAGTAAAGGAAGTAAAAACACTTTTGGAACAATTGGAAAAACAACTGGATAATATGAAAGCTCCGTACACTCCAGGAAGATTTCCTGAGTGGAAATAA